The following are encoded together in the Luteolibacter rhizosphaerae genome:
- a CDS encoding lamin tail domain-containing protein, with translation MRPFLVSLLLFVAISPLAKADPVISEFCASNQNGLEDEDDDRPDWVEIHNPDSVSADLTNWYLTDNASEKNKWRFPAVTIAPGGYLVVFASGKDRRVTGQPLHTNFSLSADGEFLGLVRPNGSTVVSQYNPSFPAQFPDISYGLPSNVSPVTFFTESAAAQWTVPTSATVPGTSWIQRNFIPGAGWTSANLGLGFDTNTTAVDYNPQIGANGNTRTAMVNAANRSCYVRIPFNVPAGMSIAGLKLRVKYDDGFIAWLNGQPLLSGNTQVRRNCPNPVQWNSQATGTQPVDADSLIFTDFDVTESKGLIVTGQNILAIQAMNVNATSSDFLIRPEFAGEEFAAGDPLPAAYFSTPTPGARNSGSSGVVIPQEVTFSRQSGTFTGNFNLTLGGAISGQQIRYTTDGSTPTASSLLYSSPVPVAASARIRARIVSTTTGALGFIGARHYELIDTTIANYDANGAFRSCLPIVVINNFGGGDTGEAKQDCRVQLYDRDVSGFASLATNSVPIINLRAAVNRRGRSSSGFPKRSWNIEFQDESGAGKDVEVLGMPADEDWALVGCYDFDRAFMRNQWIYEVSRQAGRWAPRTRLVEVVFNQNGNALSFDPANNNANNDYRGVYVLIENIRRGSDRVDVANMEPSETTLPGVSGGFIFKVDQPEADEFQWRTQRNNPAGADALVIHRPKLADLATQQSSYLVNYFQSFENAVYTEASAGFTTRTYRNYIDSEAWADHNIFSMVSKNVDALRLSAYYHKDRAGKMAAGPLWDFDRSVNSTDGRDNETNTWHGTGDGTNYFLFAWWSQLFQDIEFRQLYVDRWQKLRDGPLATSNVNSILDGYLAQFRPADTNNPAKRDYARWYGSATSNNITTETAVMKNWLSSRSTWIDSQFATRPGILPAAGPVTAGQTVTFTVPPGSTVFYTLDGSDPRAEGGGTSASALQYTGTPVVVSATTKVTARAQRSGSFAVPATNWSGPVEALYLVNESYASAANLRVSAINYHPLDPDDAEALAMPEAEGGDFEWIELKNVSAGAVNLQNVSFGEGSPASALTLPAFTLAPGARAVVAKNVQAFTLRYGAAAAARIVGLWTGDGGLDNAGEAISVLDRNGAVIAEFNYDDEDDWPERADGDGSALEYVALGNLTSDYENPLNWKSSVAVHGDPGITSAPALSGVVINEILANTVTPQGDAIELRNNGPAPVNLGGWFLSHSADPEYGEDLKTYRIPDNTVLPAGGYLLIGEAAFSPNGEMSLDGHRGGSLWLVSADPANGKFRNFEDAPEWTPVLPGIAYGRFPDGSGEFTPLASYTPSQANSAARVGPVQITEIHYHPAGVTPEFVEISNTGSAVEDLGRWTLRGDVDFDFPVGFTIAPAEAIVLVAFDPVLQGSQATSFRNQYGVPAGVRLVGPWSAADTLGNTGGEVRLRRLVPPPEEEPAYVGLMVEDEVNYLASTPWPSTASGTGSSIRRVGVRKWGSNPLAWTAGAPGPGSGVGGYSAWRIATITSPAGGPNEDADRDGLDNFVEYLLGSDPNSFTALSSAIDPNNGSPRFVLNYSVRKDRDDGTLSAFQSGALNQWTPATHDELISTSGATELRRAWLPLGSRGFLRLEAYEAP, from the coding sequence ATGCGACCATTTCTTGTCTCGCTGCTGCTTTTTGTGGCAATTTCGCCCCTCGCGAAAGCCGACCCCGTGATCTCGGAATTTTGCGCCAGTAACCAAAACGGCCTGGAAGATGAGGACGACGATCGTCCGGATTGGGTCGAAATTCACAATCCGGATTCCGTTTCTGCGGATCTCACAAACTGGTATCTCACCGACAACGCCTCCGAGAAGAACAAGTGGCGTTTCCCGGCCGTAACCATCGCTCCGGGGGGCTATCTGGTGGTCTTCGCCTCGGGCAAGGACCGGCGTGTGACCGGGCAGCCCCTGCATACGAATTTCTCCCTCAGCGCGGACGGTGAATTCCTGGGCTTAGTGCGTCCGAACGGGTCCACGGTCGTCTCGCAATATAACCCCTCCTTCCCAGCCCAGTTCCCGGATATCTCCTACGGCCTGCCATCGAATGTGTCTCCGGTGACCTTCTTCACCGAAAGTGCGGCCGCCCAATGGACCGTGCCCACTTCTGCCACGGTCCCCGGCACGAGCTGGATCCAGCGAAATTTCATCCCCGGAGCGGGTTGGACCTCCGCGAACCTCGGTCTGGGATTCGACACCAATACCACCGCGGTGGACTACAATCCGCAGATCGGCGCGAACGGGAACACCCGGACAGCCATGGTCAATGCGGCGAATCGCTCCTGTTATGTCCGGATCCCATTCAACGTTCCCGCGGGAATGTCGATCGCAGGCCTCAAGCTACGCGTGAAATACGACGACGGCTTCATCGCTTGGCTCAATGGCCAGCCTCTGCTCTCCGGGAATACCCAAGTCCGCCGGAATTGCCCGAACCCGGTCCAGTGGAATAGCCAAGCCACCGGGACCCAGCCGGTGGACGCCGATAGCCTCATCTTCACCGACTTCGACGTCACGGAAAGCAAAGGACTGATCGTCACCGGGCAGAACATTCTCGCGATCCAGGCGATGAACGTGAACGCCACCAGTTCAGATTTCCTGATTCGGCCCGAGTTCGCAGGCGAGGAGTTCGCGGCCGGTGACCCGCTCCCCGCCGCCTACTTCTCCACGCCTACGCCGGGTGCCCGGAATTCCGGATCGAGCGGCGTCGTGATCCCTCAGGAGGTTACGTTCTCGCGTCAGTCCGGCACCTTTACGGGCAACTTCAATCTCACTCTCGGCGGAGCGATCTCGGGGCAACAGATCCGCTACACCACCGACGGCAGCACTCCCACCGCCAGCTCCTTGCTCTACTCCAGCCCCGTCCCCGTCGCGGCCAGTGCGCGGATTCGCGCTCGGATCGTGTCGACCACGACGGGGGCGCTCGGGTTTATCGGGGCCCGGCACTATGAACTGATCGATACCACCATCGCGAACTACGATGCCAACGGTGCCTTCAGATCTTGTCTGCCGATTGTCGTGATCAACAATTTCGGCGGAGGGGACACCGGTGAGGCCAAACAGGACTGCCGGGTGCAGCTCTACGACCGTGATGTGAGCGGCTTCGCCTCGCTGGCCACCAATTCGGTACCCATCATCAACCTGCGCGCTGCGGTGAATCGCCGGGGAAGGAGTTCGTCCGGCTTCCCGAAGCGCTCTTGGAATATCGAGTTCCAGGATGAAAGCGGTGCAGGGAAGGATGTCGAGGTTCTGGGTATGCCCGCGGATGAGGACTGGGCCTTGGTCGGCTGCTACGACTTCGACCGCGCCTTCATGCGCAACCAATGGATCTACGAGGTCAGCCGTCAGGCCGGGCGCTGGGCTCCGCGCACCCGATTGGTCGAGGTGGTCTTCAACCAGAATGGCAATGCACTCAGCTTCGATCCGGCCAATAACAACGCGAACAACGACTACCGCGGCGTTTACGTGCTGATCGAGAACATCCGCCGCGGCAGCGATCGGGTGGACGTGGCGAACATGGAGCCCTCCGAGACGACCCTTCCCGGCGTGAGCGGCGGCTTCATTTTCAAAGTGGATCAACCGGAGGCCGATGAGTTCCAATGGCGCACCCAGCGCAACAACCCGGCAGGCGCGGACGCACTGGTGATCCACCGGCCGAAGCTCGCGGACTTGGCCACGCAGCAGAGCAGCTATCTGGTGAACTACTTCCAATCCTTTGAAAATGCCGTCTACACCGAGGCTTCCGCAGGGTTCACCACGCGGACTTACCGCAACTACATCGATTCCGAGGCATGGGCGGACCACAATATCTTCAGCATGGTATCGAAGAATGTCGATGCTCTCCGGCTCAGCGCCTACTACCATAAGGACCGTGCCGGGAAGATGGCGGCGGGTCCTCTCTGGGACTTCGACCGCTCCGTGAATTCCACCGATGGACGCGACAACGAAACCAACACTTGGCATGGCACCGGCGACGGAACCAACTACTTCCTCTTCGCTTGGTGGTCGCAGCTCTTCCAAGACATCGAGTTCCGGCAGCTCTACGTGGATCGCTGGCAGAAGCTGCGCGACGGCCCGCTGGCCACGTCGAATGTGAATTCGATCCTCGACGGTTACCTCGCCCAGTTCCGGCCTGCCGACACGAACAATCCCGCGAAGCGCGACTACGCCCGCTGGTACGGCTCCGCCACTTCCAATAACATCACGACTGAAACCGCCGTGATGAAAAACTGGCTCTCGAGCCGTTCGACTTGGATCGATAGCCAGTTCGCGACCCGCCCGGGCATTCTTCCCGCAGCAGGCCCCGTGACCGCGGGGCAGACCGTGACCTTCACCGTGCCCCCCGGCAGCACCGTCTTCTACACGCTCGATGGCAGCGACCCGCGGGCGGAAGGCGGCGGCACCTCGGCAAGCGCTCTGCAATACACCGGCACCCCGGTCGTGGTCTCCGCCACCACCAAAGTGACGGCGCGAGCCCAGCGCAGCGGCAGCTTTGCAGTTCCCGCCACCAACTGGAGCGGTCCGGTCGAAGCGCTCTATCTCGTCAACGAAAGCTATGCCAGCGCAGCCAATCTGCGGGTGAGCGCGATCAACTATCATCCGCTCGATCCCGACGATGCTGAAGCCCTCGCGATGCCTGAGGCGGAAGGCGGGGATTTCGAATGGATCGAGTTGAAGAACGTCAGTGCCGGCGCGGTGAATCTTCAGAACGTCTCCTTCGGCGAAGGCTCGCCGGCCAGCGCTCTCACGCTTCCGGCATTCACGCTCGCACCGGGCGCCCGGGCCGTGGTCGCGAAGAATGTCCAAGCATTCACGCTCCGCTACGGGGCCGCCGCGGCCGCACGTATCGTGGGCCTATGGACGGGCGACGGAGGCTTGGACAATGCAGGGGAAGCAATCAGCGTGCTGGATCGGAATGGGGCCGTGATCGCCGAGTTCAATTACGACGATGAGGACGATTGGCCGGAACGGGCGGACGGCGACGGCAGCGCTCTCGAGTATGTGGCTCTGGGCAATCTCACCTCGGACTACGAGAATCCTCTCAACTGGAAATCCAGCGTCGCCGTGCATGGGGATCCCGGTATCACCTCGGCACCGGCCCTGTCGGGGGTGGTGATCAATGAGATCCTCGCCAATACCGTGACACCTCAAGGCGACGCCATCGAGCTGCGCAACAATGGTCCGGCCCCGGTGAATCTCGGCGGTTGGTTCCTGAGCCATTCGGCGGATCCCGAGTATGGAGAGGATCTCAAGACTTACCGGATCCCGGATAACACGGTGCTTCCTGCGGGAGGATACCTGCTGATTGGCGAAGCGGCCTTCAGCCCGAATGGGGAGATGAGTCTCGATGGCCATCGGGGGGGGAGCCTCTGGCTGGTCTCCGCGGATCCCGCCAATGGCAAGTTCCGGAACTTCGAGGACGCTCCGGAATGGACTCCGGTTTTGCCGGGCATTGCCTACGGGCGCTTTCCGGACGGCTCGGGGGAGTTCACGCCTTTGGCGAGCTATACGCCTTCGCAGGCGAACTCGGCAGCGCGTGTCGGGCCGGTCCAAATCACCGAGATCCATTATCATCCGGCGGGCGTCACGCCGGAGTTCGTCGAGATCTCGAATACCGGCAGTGCCGTAGAGGATCTGGGCAGATGGACGCTCCGTGGCGATGTCGATTTCGATTTCCCGGTGGGCTTCACGATTGCCCCGGCGGAAGCCATCGTCCTAGTCGCCTTCGATCCGGTTCTGCAGGGCTCCCAAGCCACCAGCTTCCGGAATCAGTATGGTGTCCCGGCGGGAGTCCGCTTGGTCGGGCCTTGGTCTGCGGCGGATACTTTGGGGAATACGGGCGGGGAAGTGCGTCTGCGCAGACTGGTGCCTCCGCCGGAGGAAGAACCGGCCTATGTGGGGCTGATGGTGGAGGACGAGGTGAATTATCTCGCTTCCACGCCGTGGCCTAGCACTGCGTCAGGTACCGGCTCGTCCATTCGCAGGGTGGGCGTCCGTAAATGGGGTAGCAATCCCTTGGCATGGACCGCGGGTGCGCCCGGCCCCGGCAGCGGGGTAGGGGGATACTCCGCGTGGCGCATCGCCACTATCACGTCACCTGCTGGCGGGCCAAATGAGGATGCGGACCGCGACGGCCTCGACAACTTCGTCGAGTATCTGCTCGGTTCCGATCCTAACAGCTTTACCGCGCTTTCCTCGGCGATCGATCCGAACAACGGCAGTCCGCGCTTCGTTCTGAACTATTCGGTGCGCAAGGACCGCGACGACGGCACGCTTTCGGCCTTCCAATCCGGGGCATTGAACCAATGGACTCCCGCCACCCATGATGAGCTGATTTCTACCAGCGGTGCGACCGAGCTCCGCAGGGCTTGGCTGCCCTTGGGATCTCGGGGCTTCTTACGTCTGGAAGCATACGAGGCGCCTTGA